The segment AGCGCATCAGCTCCTTTCCTTATTACGTCACAAGCACCAGAAAGCGGTGCGTTGTTAGTTACCAATCCATGGAATGCCGACTTCCCAGGCCGAGTGGCTTTTCTCGATATTGGCGAACCACCTACCCAATGGACTGGCAATCGCAGCGAGTTTATCGGTTATGGAAAAAACCTGGCCGAACCGGCTGGGTTACGCTGTAAAACGCCGCTTTCCGGCACGTTAGGCGCGGGACTAGATCCCTGCGCCGCTCTTCAGCGTCCCGTGACGCTAGCCCCAGAAGGAACAGTCGACATTATAGTACTGCTTGGTCAGGGTGGCTCCAATGACGACGTTGCGAGGCTGATTACCCGTTTTCGTGATGCTGATATTGATGCCGAGCTTGCCAACATTCATGACCATTGGAATACGCAGCTCAATGCCATCCAGGTCAAAACACCTGATCAGGCGATGGACATCATGCTAAATGGCTGGCTGCTGTATCAGACCATCGCCTGCCGTTTAACGGCTCGCTCAGCGTTTTACCAAGCCAGCGGCGCCTATGGCTTTCGCGATCAGTTGCAAGATTGCATGGCATTGACGTTTAGCAACGCCGCTACAACGCGCCAGCATTTACTGCGAGCAGCTTCACGTCAATTCCCTGAAGGCGATGTACAGCACTGGTGGCTGCCACATTCCGGACAAGGTGTGCGCACGCGCATCTCTGACGACCGGGTTTGGTTGGCTTACGCTTGCGCGCGTTATATCGCAACAACCCATGACATAGCGGTGCTTGATGAGCCGGTGAGTTTTCTAGACGGTGCACGGTTGTCATCGCATGAGCACGAACATTTTTTCCAGCCAACCACCTCTCTAGAAACCGCCCCACTGTTTGAACACTGCGCACGTGGACTGGATATCACCCTTTCGCAACTGGGTGAACATGGTTTGCCGCTGATAGGCGGTGGGGATTGGAATGACGGTATGAACCGCGTGGGTGCTGGGGGCAAGGGAGAGAGTGTGTGGCTAGGCTGGTTGCTGCTTAAAACACTTCATCAATTCGCGCCAATTGCCGAGCAGCGCGAGGCCCAAGCCTGCCACTCAGATGATCCTCAACGCGCCGTTCGTTGGTATGAACATGCTCACGCGCTACGCATAGCGCTTGAAGACAGCGCTTGGGATGGCCAGTGGTATCGTCGAGCTACTTACGACAACGGCATTTGGCTAGGCAGCAAACAAAGCGATGCATGCCAGATTGATTCCATCGCCCAATCATGGTCGGTGCTTTCCGGCGCCAGCGACCCTGAACGGTCGACGCTCGCGATGCACTCGCTGGAGCGCGAACTCATTCTGCACGACCCGCAGTTAGCGCTGCTTTTTTGGCCTCCTTTTGATCATCCTAAGCAGGACCCTGGTTATATAAGCGGCTACCCGCCAGGTATGCGCGAAAACGGCGGACAGTATAGCCATGCATCAATGTGGGCAATTTTGGCCTTTACCCAACTGGGTGAAGGTGACAAAGCCCATCAGCTATTTACACTGCTTAACCCCATCAACCATGCCACCACCACGGAAGCGGCTACCCGCTATCGTGTTGAGCCTTATGTGGTGGCTGCTGATGTGTATTCCGTGGCTCCCCATGTGGGCCGAGGAGGCTGGACATGGTACACCGGCGCCGCCGGTTGGATGTATCAAGCCGGTATAGAGGGTATTTTAGGCATTCGCCGGGAAGCTAGCTGGCTGGTGATTTTTCCATGCCTGCCAGCGAGCTGGCCGTATTTTACTGCTGACATTACCCTTGACCAATCGCACTATCATATCAAGGTGAACAACGCGCAAGCTTCTCCAGCGACATTAAGTCAGAATCTCTTAAGCCAAGCCCTCACTGCAACACTGGATGGCGTTTACTTAGCAGAAACGGAGGTTGGCATGCCCATTCGAGTGCCCCTAGATAGTCAGCAGCATCAACTAGACATAGTTATCCGGCAGTGCGCACCTACATGATGACGGTGGGATGACTGATTATTTAATTTCTTGTATAACTTTCGTGAATTTATTTTTTACTCAGTGAGCAGCTAGGTGAGCAACTAATCTACACTCACCTACCATGAAGACGGTGCTTTAATAGACCTAATTAATTTTTTGAAACATTTCTAATTTGCGATTGAATCTCTCGGAACAGTGTATTAGCCTCGAAAGGTACAAGAGGCGTACAAAAGAGCGCCGAGCTTAATACAGCACAGTATTTGTAATCGTTAGCATTCGAAACCGTTAGCATTCACAAGGAGTCGTGGCATGCAACCTAACCAGTTAAGCGATATTTCCCGAAAAGGCCTCCAACTGGCCATTCAAGAGATCAGGGAAGAAATGTTTGATACCCCGGAATGCGATTACACCATCGCCAAACTGCTTAGCCATTGCGGCAAGTTTGAAGCAGCTGAACATCATATCGACGAAATGTTGTTGAAGTGGGGTGTATCTCCAGAGGTAACTCGTCTGACCGAGCAGGCCTACACCGATCTAGTGACATTTAGTGCTGATAGTACCGAGTCATTATCTTCTAGCGTGATAAGCCGCCGTCCCAATGCCGAAGTGGTTTCTCAAATACCGGCTATTGCTTAAGCAATAGCGACGTGCACGAAACAAAACGGCTCGCCCCTATCCCGAAGCATTATCAGCGAGGTCGCTGTTGAGAAGGGGCAAGCCGGTCAACATTTTTAGTCTAAATTATCTAACGTCACCACTAGATCTTGAGTTGATACGTCTACATTCCAAAAAGTGTAGCTATCATCTTCTTCATCGACTAAACGAATATCGAAGATAGGACTGTCATAACCCGTAATCGTCACCCGCTGAGTACCACCATCCATCAGCACGTCATTGCCGAGCACATCCTCTTCCCAGCTTTTCGAATCTGCAGGGCTTACGTACATATAGTAGAGGGTATAACCCGTACGATTAGTAATATCTACGTAATAGTCGGCGGCCATGACAAGCGACGAACTACACAGCATCAGCAGTGCAGCGAATAACACGTTAATGCGCATTGATAAACTCCTGGTTCTTTTTCTTTTTGAGAGAAGCAGTTGATCACATTGGAGGTGTCACAGAGAGCAAGGCCTAGCGACTTGCGCAGTATATCGCTAACCACTCATTTAAGTGAGCGCTTTGAAGAGTTTTTGGCACGCTACGCCGCATCATGCTCACAGCTGGTAGAATATTGCCCCTTTCAGGCACGTCCACGGCCTATCGCCGCAACGTTTTCCCTTCTACTACCTGAGAGTCGCGCAATGACCGCCACCGTCCACACTGTGTTTCAGCCACTTTTACGGCTGGGCCTTATCCCGCAGATTTTAATTGGCATTATTGCCGGGATATTCATCGCCCTTTTCACACCCGATATTGCAGGCAATGTGGCACTGCTTGGCCAGCTATTTATTGCCGCACTGCAAGCGGTTGCCCCTATTTTGGTCTTTGTGCTGGTTACCGCTGCCATCGCCGCACACAAGAAAGGTCAACCAACGCATATTCGCCCCGTACTCATACTGTATGTGGTAGGTACATTAATCGCTGCGTTAATTGCAGTGGCGGCAAGTTTTCTTTTTCCCACCGAACTTTCATTAAATGCGGGGCAAATTGATGGTAATCCGCCTGGGGATATTTTTAGCGTTTTAAGGGACCTGTTATTAAATGCGGTGGCTAACCCGATTAGTGCGCTGATGGAAGCGAACTTTATCGCTATTCTGGCATGGGCCATTGGCCTTGGTTTATCGCTACGCCAAGCCAGCGATACCACCCGCCAAGCGTTAAGCGATTTGTCCACTGCTATCACCCGCATTGTCACACTCGTAATTCGATTGGCGCCGATTGGCATCTTTGGCTTAGTCGCAGGAACCTTGGCAGAATCAGGGGTCGATGCATTACTGAACTACGCTCAACTGCTGGGTGTCATTGTCGGCTGTATGCTGTTTGTCGCTCTTGTTAGTAACCCACTACTCGTTTACTTCACTACCCGCCAGAATCCTTATCCACTTGTGTTCACCTGCCTGCGCGGTAGTGCCATCACCGCCTTTTTCACCCGTAGTTCTGCGGCGAATATTCCCGTAAATTTAGAGCTGTGCCGCCGTCTAAAGCTGGATGCCGACACCTACGCTATTTCAATTCCGCTCGGCGCGACGATCAACATGTGTGGTGCAGCTATCACCATAACGGTCATTACCTTGGCGACCACCCATACGCTAGGCATTACCGTCGACTTCCCCACTGCCCTACTATTGTGCGTGGTATCTGCACTGGCTGCCTGTGGTGTTTCAGGCGTAGCCGGTGGTTCGCTTATGCTCATTCCAATGGCCGCCAACCTGTTTGGCATTCCAACAGAAGTCGCTATGCAAGCGGTGGCGATTGGCTTTGTCATCAGCGTGGTACAGGACGCGACCGAAACAGCGCTTAATTCCTCAACGGATGTGCTGTTCACTGCCGCCGCCTGCCGAGCCCGTCAGCCTTCCAGTTCTGACCAAACGTTTTAACGCAATATGATTGACTTCTCGCTGTTCCTTATATAGAACGTTCTATAAAAGGAACAGCGAGGTAAACCAATGGATGAGCACTCACTTAGTACCCTAGGCCAGCATTTGCAATCTCTCCGCCAAGCGCGGGGCTGGTCGCTCTCCTCTCTAGCCAATGCCGCTGGCATCGCCAAATCGAATCTGTGCCGTCTGGAACAAGGGAATGGCAACCCCACCTTGGATACCATCTGGCGGTTGGCAGTGCAGTTGAATGTCCCCTTCGGCACCCTGGTCGCGCCAATTTCCGTGCCCCTAGGGGAAGATGGCGTACAAGTGCAGTTAATTGACCAAGGCAAAGGCTCGCCCCAGGTAGATGCCTATTGGATGCGCTGTGCTCCCCATACTCTGCGCCACGCTGAGGCTCACACACTAGGTACTAAGGAAACGCTGACCCTTATTAGCGGCTGGCTAGAAGTTGGCCCGGAAGGGGCGATTACTGCGCTAACCCCTGGCGAAAGCATCACCTTTCGTGCAGATAAGCCTCACCTTTACCGCACCCAAGACCAAGAGGCCACCATGCTACTCACCGTTACGTACGGCGAACGGGGGGATGCACCATGAACCAACTTGCCAGCCACTCGCCGTGGCGTAGCGCGCTGCAAGGCGTACGCGAAGCCATTCCCCTATTGGGTGGCTATATACCAGTGGCACTATCGTTTGGCCTAGTGGCTAGCCAAGCAGGCTTTAGCACCCTTGAAGCCACCGCTATATCCGCACTGATTTACGCGGGTGCTTCACAGTTTTTGTTTGTGGGCATGATCGCCACTGGTGCACCGCTGTGGCTGGTGGTAGCAATGACCTTGTTAATAAATGTGCGCCACGTGGTGTACGGCCCGAACCTAGCCGAGCTGCTTCCACGTAGCCGCCACTGGCCTTGGCTAATGCACGGCCTAACCGACCAAGTGTTTGCACTGGCATTAACCCGGCTTCCACAACTGCCTGACGCTAAGCGCTTTAGCTGGTTTGTGGGTGCATCGTTACTGGCGTGGGGCGCTTGGATTGTAGGGACGACTGTCGGTGCCACCGCGGGTGAAGCGTTTACCGCACGTTGGCCGCTGCTGGGAGAGATCATGCCTTTCGCGCTGCCCGCCTTATTTCTAACCATGGTAGCACCACGATTCACCGATAAACGCTGGGCAGCCGCCATGGGGTGCGCCATTTTGGCTGCGCTGAGCTTGACCCTGTCAGGGTGGAGTAATGTGGCTATTCCGCTCGCCGCTGCCTGCGGCGCATTGTGCTTCTACACGGTCAAATTTCAAACACGGAGGCGCACATCATGAGTATCGAGTCATGGCTAGCCGTCGCGGTTTGCGCACTGGGTACCCTGCTGATGCGCGTGGTGCCCTTCTTGTGGATGCAGCGCCGATTGGGCAGCGACACGGGCATTAATACAATGCCCCAGTGGCTGGGTATTCTGGGGCCATTAATGATTGCCGCCGTGCTGGGGGTTTCCATTGTGCCCGTTAACCCAAACGCTATTTCCTGGCTAGCCACTGCCGTTGGGCTTTCCGTTACGCTACTGGTGTGGTGGCGGTTACGCTCTTTGGGCTGGCCAGTGGCTGCCGGGGTCGCGACATTTGGCTTGGTAGAGATCGTAGCGACGCTCTAATCCGTTCCCGCTTTTTCCATCAAATACTCCGCAACAGCCTGATAGGCGGGCAGTGACGTAGGGTCGTTAGCTGCATTTCCTGCCACGGGGTGCGATGCAAAGCGCACAATCACCATCTCAGCGGTAGGGTCAATATAAATGGTTTGTCCATGCACGCCTCTTGCGGCAAAGGCACCATGCTCGTTATGCAGAGACCACCACATGCCACGGTAGCTGCCGCCCGGTAAATAACGATATCCCGCGGCGGCAAACGCTTGCCTGTCGCCGCCTTGTCGAATGCGTTCAACGGCCGCTGCAGGAAATAGCTGCTCACCGTCCATTACGCCGTCATTGAGCACCAACTGCCCGACCCTGGCCATATCCCGAAGGCCAGCGCTCAAACCGCCCCCTGCGAACGGCGTACCAATAGAGTCGACGGTAAAGTAAGCATCCTGCTCCATGCCTAACCGCTGCCAAAGACGCGATGACAATAGTGACGCCACCGATTCCCCCGTCGTGCGAGCGATCACCCATCCAAGTGCATCGGTATTAATCGTTTTATAACCAAAAACCTGCCCATGCTCACCTTCCGGCTGTACCGTCGCTAAATACTCATAATAGGTGCGCGGTCCAGTGTAATCGTCTGGCTTGGGAAGCGGGCTTGCCGCCGCATTGTAGGCCCAGACCTCAGCGTTGGGGTCACTGTAATCTTCGCTGTAAGCAAGGCCTGTGGTCATTTCAAGCAGCTGCTTCACCGTGGCATTACCAAAAGCACTGTCGGCAAGTTCCGGCAATATATCGCCCACGATTGCCTGCTCATTCAACGCGCCTTCTGCCACCAGAATTTCACCCAACAAGCCGGTCATGGATTTAGTCACCGACATAGCGCCGTGCTGGCCTGTTTCATCCAAACAGCCTGAATAAGTCTCATACACCACCTGCCCTTGGTGAAGAATTAGCAGACCATCGGTGTAGTTTTCATTTAGCGACGCCTGCCACGACATAGGCTCACTACCGTCAATCGGGGTGAAGGTGACATCGTTTATCGCGTCGTCCAATGCATAGGGCAAAGGAACAGGTGCACCCAAGCCACGGCTAACCTGTTTAGTAGGCAACAGCTCGCGAAAGTGGCACACCGTCCAGCGCATTTTGGGGAAACTAAAGTAGTTGGAGTCTGGCTGGCCAATCACCTGCTCTGGCGCAGGTGGGAAGCCCTGCATCCAGCCTAGGCGGTTAGGGTCAGAAGCTTCGGCACTTAATACCGAGGCTCTCGCCTGCGTAGTATCAGCATGCCCCATAGAGCTAAGCAGCATAGCGGGCAATGCTAGTGACAACATCACACTAAAACGACGACAAAATTGTGTCATAACCAACTCCCAGGCGTACACAACGCCACACGAGCGTGAGCGTAACGCTTGAGTGTAGTGACTTCTAATAAAATGGGTAGCTAAACGAGTTCAACGTTCTTTATGGTTATATTGTCCGATCTTATTTTCCATATCATGACTAAATACTTGGTATTGGTTTCGACCACTTCTCTTCGCACGGTACATAGCGGTATCGGCACTCTCGAGCAAGCTATGTTCATTTGCCCCATGGTCGGGATAAAGGCTGATCCCGATACTGACACTAATGCCTAGCTTATAGTGACCAACACAGCATGGCATCGCTAATGCGCGAAGAATTTTTTCTGCCACTTGGGCGGCATCACTTAATTTTTCAATTTCATTAAGCAACACTATAAATTCATCTCCACCCTGTCGACACACAGAATCTGTATCGCGCACGCATTCACCGAGACAATTAGCAACTAACTGCAACAAACTATCGCCAACAGTATGGCCAAGTGAATCATTAATGAACTTAAAATTATCAATATCTAAATATAACAGCGCGACATAATGGTCGTGGCGTTTTGCTAGACGGATAGCGCGAGCAAAGTGCTCTGCAAATAGAAAACGATTGGGCAGTCTAGTTAGCGCATCATAATGGGCCTGATAGGCTAGTTGCTCTGCGTGAGTTAAAGAGTGCTTGGCATCATGAAATACAATCACCGCGCCTACCGTAGCACCATGGCTGTCATGAATAGGAGCTGCCGAATCTTCTATCTCTAGCTGGCTTCCATCCTGACGAATCAAAACGCAACCCAGTGCCAACTCTACCGTACGATTTTCTTCCATCGCCCTTAGCGCTGGATTGGGCGCGGGCTCGTGAGTTTGAATATGAACGAGCTTCAATACCTGATCAATTGGTTTACCAACCGCCTCTACACTTGTCCAGCCGGTCAACACTTCAGCAATGCGATTCAGATAGGTAACTCTGGTGCTCAAATCAGTCGTCAAAACGGCATCACCGATTGAATTTAGTGTTGCTTTAGCCCAATCCCTTTCCACTTGTAGGGCATTCTCAACACTTCGCAATCGCTCGTCGGCATCTTGCTCGGCATCGTTTTCTTGCATCTGGGCATTATTGTTTAGGCGACCACCGTACAGCATGACGTTTTTATCCATGTGTAGCCGTGTCCAAAGGTGAGGATGGCGCTGCATTCCTTGCAGCGCACAGTGCAACATCCTGTTTAGGCATATCCCTTGCCCCACTGATAGTGACATTAGACGGTAGCTTAATGACTCACTGTGCGCTGGCGAACACAAGAAGCAAGTTATTTTAATTAAAGTTGGAAACTTTCAAGCCCACAAATCAGCCCTATGTGCGATAGCGTACAGAGATTGCTTGAAGGCACTCTATACTTGAAAGGAGCATGTCTATCGGCTGGAGATGTACATCCATAATGGCTCCCTTATAGCAGCGGCGGCTTAAAAAAGCTGCTTATAAGTTAGGGATAATGAGGACACTTAATGCTTGAACCGCATGATTTTAAACAAAATGCGCTGCTAGACTTACTTCCCAAAGATGATCTTGCGCATCTGTTGCCTCACCTTGAAAAAGTGACGTTGACATTGGGTCAATCACTCAGCGAATCCGGTCGGCAAATGAGTCATGTCTACTTTCCGCTAGATTCCATCGTCTCGCTGCTATGCGTGATGGAGAACGGCGCCTCGACAGAGATCGCTATAGTCGGTTACGAGGGAATTGTGGGTGTCTCACTATTTATGGGAGGTGAAACCACTCCCAGCCGAGCGATTGTACAGAGCGCAGGACATGCTTACCGCCTTAAGGGACAGCTGCTCAAAAACGAATTCTACCGCGCCGGTGCTATGCAGAGACTGCTGCTTCGCTATACCCAAGCCTTACTAACCCAGATGGCGCAAACGGCGGTATGCAATCGCCACCACAGCGTCGACCAACAGCTATGCCGGTGGCTGCTGCTCAGCCTTGACCGATTGCCAGGAAATGAACTGGTGATGACCCAGGAATTAATTGCCAACATGCTGGGGGTGCGTCGCGAGGGGGTCACCGAGTCAGCGGGCAAACTGCAAAAGGCTGGCTTGATTTCTTACAACCGAGGGCATATCAAAGTCATCGACCGCCCAGGGCTGGAGGCACGGGTCTGCGAATGCTATTCAGTGGTCAAACGCGAGTATGACCGACTGCTCAACCACCATAACGTTATGTAAGTTACTTAAGCTAAACCGCTAACATAATGCCAAAAGCACTAACGCGCTATGTACGCTAGCGTGCCGACGCTTGATTCACCCAATGTTAATATGTGGAGGTACCATTAAAAACAGATGGTGCGTCTGCAGCCGACATCAAAATGATCCCTATCTTCATTGTGCCGTTTGCCAGGTTCTTTCAACCGGAGAGGCACATGACGTCTATTTTTCACGCTGCCGATGCCAACCACTTACTTGCTGATCTGCCTACCGCCGAGCGGGACGCTTTTGTGGCTGGTTGCGAGACTGTGTCGCTTACGTTTGGCGAAGAACTTTACCACCCCACCGATACAGTCACTCACGCCTACTTCCCCATCAACAGTTTCATTTCACAGATCGTCATTCTCCATGGGGATAGCCGCCTTGAAGTCGCGATGGCAGGACATGAAGGCATGCTTGGTATCTCACTGATGCTCGGCATCGAAGAAGCGCCACTGCTCGCTGTCGTTCAAGGAGCCGGTGTTGCACTGCGTATTAACGCTGCTAGCTTTCAACGACTGTTGGCAGAGTGCCCAGTATTGCATCAGCGGCTAAAAAGGTACCTTTACGTCGTCATTAATCAGCTAGCGAACTCAGCGGGCTGTATTCATTTTCACCGAATTGAAGAACGACTTGCCCGCTGGCTGCTAATGACCCAAGACCGCGCCAAATCGGATAGATTGAAGCTAACGCACGAGTTTTTAGCCATGATGCTAGGCGTGCGACGGGCAGGAATTACACAGGCCGCCATTGCCCTACAAACACGCGGTCTAATTCGTTACCACCGCGGTGAAATCATTGTCATGGACCGCCCCGGCCTGATCGAAGCATCATGCACTTGTTATACCGAAGATTGTGCGCTGTATGCCCGTGTACTGACGGCATTATAAAAATACTAGGGCAGCCTGACACGAAAGTTAACCAATATAATATAATGCGAAACACCTTTTCTCTTTCTCCAATGCCGTATGGCTGAATACGCGACCAGTCAGCTCATTCTATCACCCTGCCTTTATGCTGCTGGGTAACTCATACGTCCTAAATTCATGCGCACTGAGTTCATGTAATTCATGTAGCAGGCTCCATCCACGCCCCAGTAGAACCGACCTCATAACACGAAACCCACTCATCTGGCTCCTTAAGCCATTGGCGCAACGCGCCATGGCTAAATTTATGCTGAAAGGCGAACCGATGAGGAGCAGCCTAATGGTTATGATTGGCCGCTATACACTATGATTAATAAGCCACTGTATTAATGGGAGAGCGATATGAATAAGGATGTCATCAACGCTATTCGAGAAAAAGAGCAGTTACCCGACAGCATGACTGATAGTGAAATAGCGCTGGAATACAAAGGAACATATACCGCCGCCAGAGCCGCAGTAAGTTTAGAGCACAAACCGCTTGATCAAGTAATCAATGACGCTATGGCCAAAATATTTCCATTTATGCGTAACAAAAAGAAGTAAGTGTTAGCGATTTAAAAGCTCCTACACGAAAGTAGGTAAGAAACACTTTATGGTTACACGCTGAAATAACGCAGGAAGCTAATAAAGACAAGTAGTCTATTGGTTGGTGGTGTCAGTTTTAAGAGCGGTCAACCGAAAATCCAAGGGACTTATAATCCCCTGCCATGGAGAAGCTTACTAGAAATGGTGGGCCCAGTAGGACTTGAACCTACGACCAAGGGATTATGAGTCCCCTGCTCTAACCAACTGAGCTATAGGCCCGTAAAGCGTGCATATAATAGCGAATGTGTTCGGGCGAGGCTACCCCTTACGGTGCTATCTTGTGGTGATAGCAGCAATTTTTTAGGGGCACTTATTGAAAAGCGTGGGGTCTGGTAGTGAGTTCCTAATGCGGAGACGTGCTGTGAAAGCTTTGATTGCTCTTATCCCGCTATTGTTGGCGGTGCCGGTTCATGCGGATTGGCAGCTAGATCCTGCTCAGTCGCGGGTGCAGGCGTCTATTACTCAATTAGATGGCAATGCCCCGCAAACCCATCACCATCAGGTGAATAATTTGCAGGGTGATATCTCTGCCGATGGCACCCTTCGCCTACCGTTACGTTTGAGCCAAACGGATTTGCTGACTCGCTTTGGTGATTTGCCACCGTGGGTGGGCTTACTGGCCAATACCACGCTAGTCACACTGATCGCGCAAATGCCGCCGGAGCGGTTAGATGGCTTGGATATTGGTGAATCCATGGTAGAAACGCTTACCTTTCGGGTGCAAACCGACTTGATCAACCAGGAAGAGTCGGTGCCGCTGCGCTTTACCCGTGAAGGGCTGAACGAGGTGCGTGTTACTCATGCTGAACCGATGGCGATGGATGGCCGAGCGCTGATGGCCAACAGCACGGTGCGAACCGTGCTGTCGTTGCTGGGCTATCAGGAGATTGACGAGCATGTACCGGTCACCTTGAATGCCCTGTTGGTGAACCGCTAACGCGCCGCAAGGCGCGTTCAGTGGCTGAGTGTTTCCACATCTCCTGCCTGGGCAGCGCCGGTTTGTACTCGCCACTGGGCAGCATAGTGGCCATCAACCTCCAACAAGCTTGAGTGGTTACCGCGCTCAGCAACGCGCCCTTTCTCAATCACCACGATTTCATCGGCATGCACAATGGTCGAAAGTCGATGGGCAATCATAATTACCGTGCGGCCATGGGCAATGCGCTTTAGTGAACGTTGAATGGCTGCCTCAGTTTCGTTATCCACCGCGCTAGTGGCTTCATCCAGCACCAGAATCGGCGGATCTTTAAGCAGCGCCCTGGCCAGGGAAAGCCGCTGACGTTGGCCGCCAGAGAGTAACACCCCTCGCTCGCCAACCGGGGTTTCTAACCCTTGGGGCAGTGTTTCAATAAAGCTCCAGGCTTCGGCGGTTTTCGCGGCGTCAATAATCGCGGCCTCCGAGGCATCGGGTTTGCCGTAAGCAATGTTGTCGCGAATGCTGCCTTCAAACAGGTACACATCCTGGCTCACCAAGCCTATCGCTTGGCGCAGCGAGTGCATACTGACCTCCGTGATCGGCTGACCGTCGACAAGTACGCGACCGCTGGCTGGGTCGTAAAAGCGCAGCAGCAATTTGATCAGGGTCGATTTGCCGGAACCGGTAGCACCTACCAGCGCCAGGGTGTTGCCTGCAGGCACGTGGAGATCAACGCCACTCACCCCCACTTGGCTAGAGGCATAGTGGAAGCTCACCGCTTCGAACTGCACCTCGCCTTTCACGGGCGCAGCGAGAGGCGTTGTACTTTCATCTTTAACCGTAATCGGCACTTCCAATAGGTCAAGAATCCGCTTGGTGCTGGCCATCGCGCGCTCGAACAAGTCGATCACTTGGGCAAGGCCGGTGAGCGGCCACAGCAAGCGCTGGGTAAGGAAAACCAGGACGCCGTAAGCGCCTACATTCAGGCTGCCGTTCAGCGCCATCATGCCGCCGACGGTGAAGGTGGCGAGAAAGCCCGCCAAAATCGCCATACGGATGACGGGTATAAACGCAGAGCTGACCTTTATCGCCCGGCGGTTGGCTTCTAAATAGGCTTCGCTGGCATCACGGAGGCGCTCGGCTTCCCGCGCTTCACTGGTAAAGCTTTTGATGGTGGCAATGCCACTTAGGTTGTTGGAAAGGCGGCTGGCAAGATCACCCACCTTTTCACGCACATCGCTATACAGCGGCCCGGCTTTGCGCTGGAAGAAGAAGGCGCCCCAGATAATGAGCGGGATCGGCGTGAACGCCAGTAGCGCAATCAGCGGTGACAATACAAAGAACACAGCGCCTACCGCTATTACCGTCACACCAACTTGAATCAGCGCGTTGGCTCCGCCGTCCAGGAAGCGCTCCAACTGATTCACGTCGTCGTTCATGGTGGCGACGAGCTGACCAGAGC is part of the Halomonas sp. GT genome and harbors:
- a CDS encoding ABC transporter ATP-binding protein, with translation MASSPPDSHAKPSGSQRAHSQSFQALVRLLRYAKGYRRRIAAATACSIINKLFDIAPEILIGVAIDVVVNQENSFVARLGFETPHQQITILAVLTFFIWAGESLFEYLFQILWRNLAQRLQADMRQDTYEHAQRLDMAFFESKSSGQLVATMNDDVNQLERFLDGGANALIQVGVTVIAVGAVFFVLSPLIALLAFTPIPLIIWGAFFFQRKAGPLYSDVREKVGDLASRLSNNLSGIATIKSFTSEAREAERLRDASEAYLEANRRAIKVSSAFIPVIRMAILAGFLATFTVGGMMALNGSLNVGAYGVLVFLTQRLLWPLTGLAQVIDLFERAMASTKRILDLLEVPITVKDESTTPLAAPVKGEVQFEAVSFHYASSQVGVSGVDLHVPAGNTLALVGATGSGKSTLIKLLLRFYDPASGRVLVDGQPITEVSMHSLRQAIGLVSQDVYLFEGSIRDNIAYGKPDASEAAIIDAAKTAEAWSFIETLPQGLETPVGERGVLLSGGQRQRLSLARALLKDPPILVLDEATSAVDNETEAAIQRSLKRIAHGRTVIMIAHRLSTIVHADEIVVIEKGRVAERGNHSSLLEVDGHYAAQWRVQTGAAQAGDVETLSH
- a CDS encoding Crp/Fnr family transcriptional regulator, translating into MTSIFHAADANHLLADLPTAERDAFVAGCETVSLTFGEELYHPTDTVTHAYFPINSFISQIVILHGDSRLEVAMAGHEGMLGISLMLGIEEAPLLAVVQGAGVALRINAASFQRLLAECPVLHQRLKRYLYVVINQLANSAGCIHFHRIEERLARWLLMTQDRAKSDRLKLTHEFLAMMLGVRRAGITQAAIALQTRGLIRYHRGEIIVMDRPGLIEASCTCYTEDCALYARVLTAL